In Ktedonobacteraceae bacterium, a genomic segment contains:
- a CDS encoding PQQ-binding-like beta-propeller repeat protein — protein sequence MNAVFNGVKRLFTPIWLRCLLLLVIVFTITLSVVLPRLQHAHADNPGWPTTYLGDNGRSNFNSSETIINPSTASSLQLVWEKSTCCEAPITSQPVVANNLLYWGLWSGRVQATKLNNGNNIWTHDLGLSSRKSCEPPKVGVVGTSTVATVTINGQPTSVDFEGGALSNFYALDAMTGKQIWRTPLGGPLHFIWGSVAFYNGDLYIGTGVQGSCVSAQSKFYQLDAATGQILNTFSTVPSGCTGAPIWGSAAIDEQTGMLYFATGAPGTCSQAEPYANAIVELNTTDLSYVNSWQIPSTKSGLDFRSTPTLFSATINGTLYQMVGALSNNGTYYALDRTNLSAGPLWQDQLAAPQKGSYKVNTEASTWDGTTLYVAADATTINGTQCASSVSAINPADGSYLWQDCLNQGPALWTMGVPGLVVFGDGNTFNVADATNGTILYSYTATRPGAVFQGSATISNGVLYIGDAHGDLYAFAPGGSARSK from the coding sequence ATGAATGCTGTGTTCAATGGCGTAAAGCGGCTCTTCACGCCTATCTGGCTGCGATGCCTGCTATTACTGGTAATAGTATTCACAATCACACTCTCTGTGGTGCTGCCACGGTTGCAGCATGCACATGCTGACAATCCAGGCTGGCCGACGACTTATCTGGGGGATAATGGTCGAAGCAATTTCAATAGTTCGGAGACCATCATCAATCCATCAACTGCCTCAAGCTTGCAGCTTGTCTGGGAGAAATCGACATGTTGCGAGGCGCCCATCACGTCGCAACCGGTGGTGGCGAATAACCTGCTCTACTGGGGCCTCTGGTCTGGCCGCGTGCAGGCGACAAAGCTGAATAACGGCAACAATATCTGGACACATGATCTCGGCCTTTCGTCCAGGAAGAGCTGCGAACCACCTAAGGTAGGTGTAGTGGGTACCTCGACCGTTGCCACCGTTACAATCAATGGGCAACCGACATCGGTGGACTTCGAAGGTGGGGCGCTCTCCAATTTCTATGCGCTGGATGCTATGACGGGTAAACAAATCTGGCGTACCCCACTGGGTGGCCCACTGCACTTCATCTGGGGTTCGGTAGCGTTCTATAACGGCGACCTGTACATCGGCACGGGTGTCCAGGGCAGTTGCGTGAGCGCACAATCGAAATTCTATCAGTTGGATGCGGCGACAGGACAAATTTTAAACACCTTCAGCACTGTGCCCAGCGGTTGCACCGGTGCGCCTATCTGGGGTTCCGCGGCAATCGATGAGCAGACAGGTATGCTGTACTTCGCTACCGGAGCACCCGGCACCTGCTCGCAAGCAGAGCCTTATGCGAATGCAATTGTAGAATTGAATACGACGGACCTGTCCTATGTCAATTCCTGGCAGATACCATCGACCAAGAGCGGGCTTGACTTCAGAAGCACCCCGACGCTCTTCTCGGCAACAATCAACGGCACTTTGTATCAGATGGTAGGCGCACTCAGTAACAACGGAACCTACTATGCTCTTGATCGCACGAATCTTAGTGCCGGCCCGTTGTGGCAAGATCAGTTGGCAGCGCCGCAGAAAGGCAGCTATAAAGTCAACACCGAGGCAAGTACCTGGGATGGGACGACCCTCTATGTGGCCGCGGATGCCACGACGATAAATGGAACGCAGTGCGCATCCAGCGTGAGCGCGATCAACCCGGCAGATGGCTCGTACCTGTGGCAAGATTGCCTTAACCAGGGTCCGGCCTTGTGGACGATGGGTGTACCGGGCCTGGTCGTCTTCGGCGATGGCAATACGTTCAACGTAGCTGATGCCACAAATGGAACTATCCTGTACAGCTACACTGCTACGCGGCCAGGAGCGGTCTTCCAGGGTTCAGCAACGATCTCGAATGGTGTCCTTTATATAGGAGATGCCCACGGAGACCTTTATGCTTTCGCGCCAGGTGGCTCAGCTCGCTCCAAATAA
- a CDS encoding PQQ-binding-like beta-propeller repeat protein, translated as MKHFFSGKQPWKLRSFLIFFIGLAIVLATVIVSAMMPKTNAHADTGDWTTFLGSNARTSFNANETVINPSTAPNLTLSWTHMTNGTITAQPIVSNGVLYWGSWDGHERATNLKNQKGLWSKNLGITVDKNAGCHPTAAGVASTATVATVSINGQNTQVVFVGGGDAIFYALNASNGSIIWHTKLGLPPATFLWSSPAFYNGDIYEGVASFGDCPLVQGQIVQMDAATGAILNVFKTVPDGCTGATVWGSVAIDESTGMLYFGTGNAGACKHETLALSLVELNALDLSLVASWRVPNLKGDNDFGSTPTLFDATINGTLTHMVGLINKNRTYYAFDRTNIAAGPLWQDQISSAGDNISSSAWDGTNLYIAGNKTTINGTTCAGSIRAVNPANGSYIWQDCIKANVQDPVMAVPGLIVIGAGTDMLVISTADGSILFDYHLAPGHATFLGPATISNGVLYIGNNDGCLYAFTPSS; from the coding sequence ATGAAGCATTTCTTTAGTGGAAAGCAACCATGGAAATTGCGCAGTTTTCTGATATTTTTTATCGGGCTTGCCATTGTGCTCGCTACAGTGATTGTTTCGGCGATGATGCCTAAGACCAATGCACATGCCGATACGGGCGACTGGACAACTTTTCTCGGCAGTAACGCACGTACCAGCTTCAACGCCAATGAGACTGTGATTAACCCGAGCACTGCCCCAAATCTCACACTATCCTGGACACATATGACGAATGGTACGATCACGGCTCAGCCTATCGTCTCTAATGGCGTACTTTACTGGGGTTCCTGGGATGGTCACGAACGGGCGACAAATCTCAAGAATCAAAAAGGCCTCTGGTCAAAGAATCTTGGAATTACTGTAGATAAAAACGCGGGGTGCCATCCCACTGCCGCGGGTGTTGCGAGCACTGCTACTGTTGCCACTGTATCGATCAATGGACAGAATACGCAGGTTGTCTTTGTAGGAGGGGGAGATGCTATATTCTATGCCCTCAATGCTTCAAACGGTAGCATTATCTGGCATACGAAGCTGGGCCTGCCGCCGGCCACTTTCCTCTGGAGTTCACCGGCTTTCTATAATGGCGATATCTATGAGGGTGTTGCTTCTTTCGGCGATTGTCCACTGGTACAGGGACAGATTGTGCAGATGGATGCGGCAACCGGGGCCATTCTGAATGTCTTTAAAACAGTACCGGATGGTTGCACAGGAGCTACCGTTTGGGGTTCGGTGGCTATCGATGAATCAACAGGCATGCTTTACTTTGGCACCGGAAATGCCGGCGCCTGTAAGCATGAGACCCTGGCTCTTTCACTGGTAGAATTAAATGCTTTGGACCTCTCGTTAGTGGCTTCCTGGAGAGTGCCGAATTTGAAAGGTGATAACGACTTCGGCAGCACGCCTACCCTGTTCGATGCCACTATTAATGGCACCTTGACCCATATGGTCGGGCTTATCAACAAGAATCGTACCTATTATGCCTTCGATCGTACAAATATTGCGGCCGGTCCTCTATGGCAGGATCAGATTTCAAGCGCGGGAGATAATATCTCATCCAGCGCCTGGGATGGCACAAACCTGTATATTGCCGGAAACAAGACTACAATTAATGGGACAACTTGTGCTGGAAGCATCAGGGCTGTTAACCCTGCCAATGGTTCTTATATCTGGCAAGATTGTATCAAGGCGAATGTACAGGACCCTGTTATGGCCGTGCCCGGTCTGATAGTTATAGGTGCAGGTACCGATATGCTTGTGATTAGCACTGCCGACGGCAGTATACTTTTCGATTATCATCTCGCTCCCGGTCATGCTACTTTTTTAGGGCCGGCCACAATTTCCAATGGCGTGCTTTACATAGGGAATAATGACGGTTGCCTGTATGCCTTCACACCGAGCAGCTAA
- a CDS encoding sialidase family protein, with protein MRFMSPPLSRFLTYIGLAIALISGCMLLLVSHSFSLAAHGHAPGSVASVQLSTDPYQNKAAEHQTEVEPDIFAFGSTIVATFQVGRFNRGGSDNIGWATSSDNGITWQNGFLPGITRIVNPKNPYDNVTDPAVAYDAKHNVWLISSLAITKNRNKLHFLAVIVSRSTDGGYTWENPVVVDSSQGNLDKDWIVCDNSPSSPYYGNCYDQWDATPNSLIQLSASNDGGLSWGQPLSTQDNASGVGGQPLVQPDGTVIVPIDNVDANAVLSFTSMNGGASWSNTVTVASITAHTVAGNLRDTPLISAAIDGSGTVYVVWQDCRFEESCSANDFVMTTSSDGINWSPVQLIPADLVGSGIDHFLPGLGIDPLTSGNTAHLVLAYYYYPQANCNFSTCQLEIGYTSSTDGGTTWTPTSNIAGPISLSWLANTNQGWMVGDYIATSFAGGAAFPIFEIASAPDKKKQCGKGKTNCHEATFTVASGLR; from the coding sequence ATGCGGTTTATGTCCCCCCCACTATCGCGTTTCCTGACGTACATTGGACTTGCGATAGCTCTCATTAGCGGTTGTATGCTCTTGCTCGTCTCACATTCCTTTTCACTTGCCGCGCATGGCCATGCACCTGGCAGCGTTGCTAGCGTTCAGTTGAGTACTGACCCTTATCAAAATAAGGCAGCTGAACACCAGACCGAAGTTGAGCCTGATATCTTTGCCTTTGGCTCGACTATAGTGGCCACCTTCCAGGTTGGGCGGTTCAATCGCGGCGGGAGCGACAATATCGGTTGGGCAACCTCTAGCGACAATGGTATCACCTGGCAAAACGGCTTTCTGCCGGGCATCACCAGGATTGTGAACCCGAAGAATCCTTATGATAATGTCACCGATCCCGCAGTCGCCTATGACGCGAAACATAATGTATGGTTGATCTCTTCACTAGCTATTACCAAAAATAGGAACAAACTGCATTTCCTGGCAGTGATTGTAAGCAGGTCAACCGATGGTGGTTATACCTGGGAAAATCCTGTTGTTGTCGATAGCAGTCAAGGAAATCTCGATAAGGATTGGATCGTTTGTGATAATTCCCCCAGCAGTCCTTACTATGGAAACTGTTACGATCAATGGGACGCCACTCCTAACTCCCTCATTCAACTGAGTGCGTCCAATGATGGTGGATTAAGCTGGGGACAACCATTAAGTACCCAGGATAATGCTTCTGGTGTAGGCGGACAGCCCCTCGTACAGCCGGATGGAACCGTTATTGTTCCTATCGATAATGTGGATGCAAATGCAGTCTTGTCTTTCACCTCTATGAATGGAGGTGCGAGCTGGAGCAACACAGTTACGGTGGCTTCGATAACAGCTCATACTGTGGCCGGAAACCTGCGCGATACTCCGCTTATCTCAGCGGCTATCGATGGCTCAGGAACGGTGTATGTCGTATGGCAAGACTGCCGTTTTGAGGAATCTTGCTCGGCCAATGATTTTGTGATGACGACTTCCAGCGATGGGATCAACTGGTCTCCTGTACAATTGATTCCTGCCGACCTGGTAGGCAGCGGCATAGATCATTTTCTTCCCGGGCTTGGTATTGATCCACTTACCTCTGGAAACACAGCGCATCTGGTGCTAGCCTATTACTACTATCCGCAGGCGAATTGCAATTTTTCCACATGCCAGCTTGAAATAGGCTATACGTCTTCAACAGACGGGGGGACTACGTGGACGCCTACCAGTAATATCGCAGGGCCAATATCCCTATCCTGGCTCGCGAACACGAATCAGGGATGGATGGTAGGTGATTATATTGCTACCAGTTTCGCCGGCGGCGCAGCATTTCCTATATTCGAGATCGCCAGCGCACCTGATAAAAAGAAGCAATGTGGAAAGGGCAAAACAAATTGCCACGAGGCGACTTTCACTGTCGCTTCTGGTCTGAGGTAA
- a CDS encoding amino acid adenylation domain-containing protein — MNKNGVMATSSSHTSMEEDVYLFPTSFTQQSLWFLHQLEPQSAAYNMPSAIRLSFAVNEEALERSLNALVQRHEVLRTTFSMQNGQPVQVVKPAWSIPLSIVDLRAFPRSERESKARNLAVQEAMKPFHLALGPLIRATLVQLDEEEFVLLVNMHHSISDGWSFGIFLQELAQLYDAFAHGRPSPLSDLPIQYADFAVWQRERLQEGHFEEQMHYWRQQLKDAPAILELPADHVRPSVPTFRGSMHLFTFSKDLTGDLKALSRQEGVTLHMLLVAAFQTLLYRYSGQEDIVVGSPVVGRAQSETASLIGAFVNTLALRTDVSGNPTFKELLRRVRKMTLEAQANADVPFEYIVQQLHPERDLNQHPFFQVLLSLDPPAPDLPPGWTLTYTDIDTETSKFDLSIIAEDRPDGLTGRFEYRTTLFDATTIQRMLGHWQTLLEGVVANPEQHIVQLPLLTGAERQQILVEWNNTTAPYHGERCVHHLFEAQVERNPDGVALLYGDERMIYKELNARANQLAHHLQKLGVGPEVLVGICMDRSFEMIISLLGILKAGGAYLPLDPAYPKERLAFMLADAQSHILLTQQQLAGELPTDGLHVIVLDTEWEKVARESTDNPTSDVTSDNLAYVMYTSGSTGKPKGVEICHRSINRLVIGANYAQLDASQTILHMAPISFDASTLEVWGALLHGARCVLFSEQIPTPKSIGAVIHKHKVTTAWLTASLFNAVIDEAPEALLGLQQVLTGGEALSVTHIRRALESLPQARLINGYGPHETTTFACCYTIPRPLPEGIRSIPIGTPISNTQIYILDRYNNPVPIGIAGELHIGGPGLARGYLRRPELTNEKFITHPFSEEPGARLYKTGDIVRFLPDGTIEYLGRKDQQVKLRGFRIELGEIEAILGRHPAIREAAVIVHQNERSEKRLVAYVVTQRKQKLPISELRSFLGEKLPEYMIPSDFIFLDALPLTPNGKLDTRSLPAPESTRRMVEDTYVAPTQMVHYQLIEIWEELLDVRPIGIRDNFFYLGGHSLLAARLIDKIEKVFKKQLSLATLFSGPTIEQLANALKRPAESDSRSPVVTIQAGGNQIPFFYLPGDWNSGAFYSYRLAQALGPEQPFYVLERYRFDGLRIPPTFEAIAAEHIKSMRAIQPEGPYRLGGFCNGGLEAYEIARQLTAAGQTVDLLVMIDPATPGPHAAMRNMLNRVGSLLRLGQDKQLDIFLLARHMRKYLRHRYRYLRDEHYRKMLQGVEQFGTVEKFELGRDMYAMGFEIPRVEAFIPKTEYLRDDWPSVYLWVASGYLPYHYPGKITFFWSEKEFPHREEWYKQVEAENGEVHIIPGTHMTCRTDNLPILAQHLRECISKLQS, encoded by the coding sequence ATGAATAAAAATGGCGTCATGGCTACATCTTCAAGCCATACTTCAATGGAAGAAGATGTCTATCTATTTCCAACTTCCTTCACCCAGCAAAGCCTCTGGTTCCTTCACCAGCTGGAGCCTCAAAGCGCTGCGTACAATATGCCGTCCGCCATTCGTCTAAGCTTCGCTGTGAATGAGGAGGCACTCGAGCGAAGCCTCAATGCACTAGTACAGCGTCATGAAGTCCTGCGCACCACATTTAGCATGCAGAATGGGCAGCCTGTGCAGGTCGTTAAGCCTGCCTGGAGCATCCCATTATCTATTGTTGATCTGCGGGCTTTCCCCCGATCCGAGCGAGAGAGTAAGGCGCGGAATCTTGCAGTGCAAGAAGCCATGAAACCCTTTCATCTCGCACTAGGTCCGCTTATCCGAGCAACTTTAGTCCAATTGGACGAAGAGGAGTTTGTGTTGCTGGTCAACATGCATCATAGTATTTCGGATGGCTGGTCCTTTGGTATTTTCCTGCAAGAACTGGCGCAGCTCTACGATGCCTTCGCACATGGTCGTCCATCCCCGTTGTCAGACTTGCCCATTCAATATGCCGATTTCGCGGTCTGGCAGCGCGAGCGGCTGCAGGAAGGGCATTTTGAGGAGCAAATGCATTACTGGAGGCAACAACTCAAGGATGCTCCCGCCATCCTCGAGTTGCCAGCAGATCATGTGCGCCCGTCTGTTCCCACGTTCAGGGGATCGATGCACTTATTCACATTCTCGAAAGATCTGACCGGAGACCTCAAGGCTTTGAGCCGCCAGGAAGGGGTCACGTTGCACATGCTGCTGGTCGCGGCTTTCCAGACCCTGCTTTACCGCTACTCGGGGCAGGAAGATATCGTCGTTGGCTCGCCTGTCGTTGGGCGCGCGCAATCCGAAACCGCGAGCTTAATCGGCGCCTTCGTCAATACACTGGCCTTGCGAACCGATGTATCCGGCAATCCTACTTTCAAGGAACTGCTCAGGCGCGTGCGCAAGATGACTCTGGAAGCGCAGGCGAATGCCGATGTGCCTTTCGAATACATCGTACAGCAATTGCATCCCGAGCGTGACTTGAATCAGCATCCATTCTTCCAGGTGCTGCTGTCCCTCGACCCGCCGGCGCCCGATCTTCCCCCAGGATGGACGCTCACTTACACCGACATCGATACAGAGACATCGAAGTTTGATCTATCGATCATCGCCGAAGATCGACCGGACGGCCTGACCGGCCGCTTCGAATATCGCACCACATTGTTCGATGCGACAACCATTCAACGCATGCTTGGCCACTGGCAGACACTCCTGGAAGGGGTGGTCGCCAATCCTGAACAGCATATCGTGCAATTGCCACTGCTAACCGGTGCTGAACGACAGCAGATTCTGGTAGAGTGGAACAATACCACTGCGCCCTATCATGGGGAACGCTGCGTTCATCACCTTTTCGAAGCGCAAGTGGAGCGCAATCCCGATGGGGTGGCGCTCCTTTATGGTGATGAGCGAATGATATATAAAGAGCTGAACGCACGGGCCAATCAGCTGGCACACCACTTGCAAAAACTGGGAGTCGGGCCGGAAGTGCTAGTAGGTATCTGTATGGATCGCTCCTTCGAGATGATTATAAGTCTGCTTGGCATCCTAAAAGCCGGTGGCGCCTATCTCCCGCTCGATCCGGCATATCCCAAAGAGCGGCTTGCTTTCATGCTTGCGGATGCGCAGTCCCACATCCTCCTCACGCAACAGCAATTGGCTGGAGAACTGCCAACAGATGGCCTGCACGTGATTGTTCTGGATACAGAATGGGAAAAGGTCGCTCGCGAAAGCACTGATAATCCTACCAGTGATGTCACTTCCGATAACCTTGCTTATGTCATGTATACTTCAGGTTCCACTGGCAAACCCAAGGGCGTAGAAATATGCCATCGCAGCATCAACCGCCTGGTTATCGGCGCCAATTACGCGCAGCTGGATGCCTCACAAACAATTCTGCATATGGCCCCCATTTCATTCGACGCCTCGACGTTGGAGGTATGGGGCGCTTTGTTGCATGGGGCTCGCTGCGTACTTTTCTCCGAGCAAATTCCTACTCCCAAAAGTATTGGCGCGGTCATACACAAACACAAGGTGACGACTGCCTGGCTGACCGCTTCCCTGTTCAATGCGGTGATCGACGAAGCGCCTGAAGCGCTGCTCGGCCTTCAGCAAGTCCTTACCGGCGGAGAAGCTCTCTCAGTCACTCATATTCGTCGTGCTTTAGAGTCATTGCCGCAGGCGCGGCTCATTAATGGCTACGGGCCGCATGAAACGACTACCTTCGCCTGCTGCTACACTATTCCCAGGCCATTGCCCGAAGGCATCCGCTCTATCCCTATCGGCACGCCTATCAGCAATACGCAAATATATATCCTCGACCGTTATAATAACCCTGTACCCATTGGTATTGCGGGCGAATTGCATATTGGCGGTCCAGGTCTGGCGCGTGGTTACCTGCGCCGTCCCGAACTTACCAACGAGAAGTTCATCACCCATCCGTTCAGCGAAGAGCCGGGAGCCCGCCTGTACAAGACAGGAGATATAGTGCGTTTTCTGCCGGATGGCACGATTGAGTACCTCGGGCGCAAGGACCAGCAGGTTAAACTACGCGGTTTCCGCATCGAATTAGGCGAGATCGAAGCAATACTGGGCCGGCATCCCGCCATTCGGGAAGCCGCGGTCATTGTCCACCAGAACGAACGCAGTGAAAAACGGCTGGTCGCTTACGTTGTGACGCAAAGGAAGCAGAAACTTCCAATCAGCGAACTGCGCAGCTTCCTGGGTGAAAAGCTGCCGGAGTATATGATACCGTCCGATTTTATCTTCCTGGATGCTCTCCCTCTGACACCGAATGGCAAACTGGATACACGCAGCCTGCCGGCGCCGGAATCAACCCGGCGTATGGTAGAGGATACCTACGTCGCCCCGACCCAGATGGTGCATTATCAACTGATCGAGATCTGGGAGGAACTGCTAGATGTGCGCCCTATCGGCATCCGCGATAACTTCTTTTACCTGGGAGGCCATTCTTTACTCGCCGCTCGCCTGATCGATAAAATAGAAAAGGTCTTTAAGAAGCAGCTTTCTCTTGCTACGCTTTTTAGCGGCCCGACCATTGAGCAACTCGCCAATGCTCTCAAGCGCCCTGCGGAGAGCGATTCGCGCTCTCCTGTGGTCACGATTCAGGCCGGTGGAAACCAGATCCCGTTTTTCTATTTGCCAGGAGACTGGAACAGCGGCGCATTCTATTCTTACAGGTTAGCGCAAGCTCTGGGGCCAGAACAGCCATTTTACGTGCTGGAGCGCTATAGATTTGATGGCCTGCGCATTCCGCCCACTTTCGAGGCCATCGCCGCGGAACATATCAAATCGATGCGGGCTATTCAACCCGAAGGTCCATACCGCTTAGGTGGCTTTTGCAATGGCGGGCTTGAGGCGTATGAAATAGCCAGGCAGTTAACCGCGGCAGGGCAAACCGTAGACCTGCTTGTAATGATAGACCCGGCTACTCCTGGCCCTCATGCGGCTATGCGTAATATGCTTAACCGGGTCGGCAGCCTTTTACGACTAGGGCAGGATAAACAGTTAGATATATTCCTGCTTGCCCGCCACATGCGCAAATACCTACGCCATCGCTATAGATATTTGCGCGACGAACACTATCGTAAAATGCTGCAAGGCGTGGAGCAATTTGGAACCGTCGAAAAATTCGAACTCGGTCGCGATATGTACGCTATGGGTTTCGAAATACCCCGCGTCGAAGCGTTCATTCCCAAAACCGAATACCTGCGTGATGACTGGCCCAGTGTCTATCTCTGGGTTGCCTCAGGCTATTTGCCATATCACTATCCCGGAAAGATTACATTCTTCTGGTCAGAAAAAGAGTTTCCTCATCGAGAGGAATGGTACAAGCAGGTCGAAGCGGAAAACGGGGAGGTGCATATTATTCCCGGCACGCACATGACCTGCAGAACCGATAACCTCCCCATCCTGGCCCAACACCTGCGCGAGTGCATCAGCAAGTTACAATCCTGA